In Hyperolius riggenbachi isolate aHypRig1 chromosome 10, aHypRig1.pri, whole genome shotgun sequence, a genomic segment contains:
- the LOC137535550 gene encoding zinc finger protein 84-like, producing MEEGDMMRTSKEEEETYVRSDQQSMEKGDMMRTCKEEDNVTEGRTAWSPGIRNLSETRLSVSTDCTTDDDITGQESPADILVTPNIPPDSPHMSNPEGPHTQHSSPTAGGSYACTMCGKCFVRKSQLLIHERYHTGEKPYSCAECGKRFVHNSDLVRHERSHTGEKPFSCAECGKCFGQKSELVSHERSHTGEKPYSCAECGKYFGRKSHLVSHERIHTGEKPYSCAECGKCFVWKSYLVTHERSHTGEKPYSCAECGKCFGRNSDLVRHERSHTGEKPYSCAECGKCFGRKGILVKHERSHTGEKPYSCAECGKCFGRKESLVKHERSHNGEKLFSCSECGKCFGLKSDLIKHERIHTGEKPYSCAECGKCFGQKSDLVKHERIHTGEKPYSCAECGKCFGDKRSLVTHERSHTGEKPYSCAECGKCCGQKSDLVKHERIHTGEKPYSCAECGKCFGQKSQLVSHESSHTGEKPYSCAKCGKCFVWKSHLVIHERSHTGEKPYSCAECGKCFVWKSYLVTHERSHTGEKPYSCALCGKSFGRNGQLLSHERSHTGEKPYSCSECGKCFGEKGNLVKHVRSHTGEKPYSCAECGKCFGEKRSLMRHEMSHW from the exons atggaggagggtgacatgatgaggacaagtaaagaggaagaagagacatatgtgaggagtgatcagcagtctatggagaagggtgacatgatgaggacatgtaaagaggaggacaatgttacagagggcagaacag cgtggagtcccggcatcaggaacctctcagagactcgtctctctgtatccacagactgtacaacggatgatgatatcactggacaagagtctcctgcagatatcctggtgaccccaaatattcccccagactcccctcacatgtctaaccctgaggggcctcatacccagcacagctctcccactGCTGGAGGGTCCTATGCCTGTAccatgtgtgggaaatgttttgtgcggAAATCACAGCTTCTCATacatgagagatatcacactggtgagaagccttattcatgtgctgagtgtgggaaacgttttgtACACAACTccgaccttgtcagacatgagagatctcacactggtgagaagcctttttcatgtgctgaatgtgggaaatgttttggacagaaatcagaacttgtcagtcatgagagatctcacactggtgagaagccctattcatgtgctgagtgtgggaaatattttggacggaaatcacaccttgtcagtcatgagagaattcacactggtgagaagccctattcatgtgctgagtgtgggaaatgttttgtatggaaatcatatcttgtcacacatgagagatctcacactggtgagaagccctattcttgtgctgaatgtgggaaatgttttggacggaACTccgaccttgtcagacatgagagatctcacactggtgagaagccgtactcatgtgctgaatgtgggaaatgttttggacgtaAAGGaatccttgtcaaacatgagagatctcacactggtgagaagccctattcatgtgccgagtgtgggaaatgttttggacgtaAAGAaagccttgtcaaacatgagagatctcacaatggtgagaagctcttttcatgttctgagtgtgggaaatgttttggactgaAATCAGACCTTATCAAGcatgagagaattcacactggtgagaagccctattcatgtgctgagtgtgggaaatgttttggacagaaatcagaccttgtcaagcatgagagaattcacactggtgagaagccctattcatgtgctgagtgtgggaaatgttttggagataaaagaagccttgtcacacatgagagatctcacactggtgagaagccctattcatgtgccgagtgtgggaaatgttgtggacagaaatcagaccttgtcaagcatgagagaattcacactggtgagaagccctattcatgtgctgagtgtgggaaatgttttggacagaaatcacaaCTTGTCAGTCACGAgagctctcacactggtgagaagccctattcatgtgctaagtgtgggaaatgttttgtatggaaatcacatctcgtcatacatgagagatctcacactggtgagaagccctattcttgtgctgagtgtgggaaatgttttgtatggaaatcatATCTTgttacacatgagagatctcacactggtgagaagccctattcatgtgctttgtgtgggaaaagttttggacGGAATGGACAACTTCtatcacatgagagatctcacactggtgagaagccctattcatgttctgagtgtgggaaatgttttggagagaaaggtaaccttgtcaaacatgtgagatctcacactggtgagaagccctattcatgtgctgagtgtgggaaatgttttggagagaaacgaAGCCTTATGAGACATgaaatgtcacactggtga